The Sphingobacteriaceae bacterium genome has a segment encoding these proteins:
- a CDS encoding DUF1311 domain-containing protein — MDFPKTNTIESLTDKLIRLQKTWRTFRDQHCKIIYDSYAGCGGCHIRAISYLFCLRELTDNRIVELRNLKSHLSEK; from the coding sequence ATGGATTTCCCGAAAACAAACACCATAGAAAGTTTAACCGATAAACTCATTCGATTACAAAAAACATGGCGAACATTTCGCGATCAGCATTGCAAAATAATTTACGATAGTTATGCTGGTTGCGGCGGTTGTCATATACGTGCCATCTCCTATTTATTTTGTTTGCGGGAATTAACCGATAACAGAATTGTAGAATTAAGAAATTTGAAATCACATTTATCCGAAAAATAA